The Thermosynechococcus sp. CL-1 genomic interval CGCAGTATGTGATTCCCGCGAATCCGAGTGGGGTGCTGATCACGTTTTAAGAACTCCAGTCAGAATCGCCACCCCTTCTGCTAAGATGGATTACACATCGGTATTCCGACCGATTTATTGTAGATTGATGGCAGAATGGTCAATTGGCGGCGTTTTAGGGTTTGGTTGAGCTTGTTCTTACTAGCGGTAGGTCTCAGTGGTCTCACCGCTGCTTGTCAATTTCAGGCCACTCTGCCCGATGGTCGCCCTGCTCAGGTGAATCTAACGCTTTCTTCGTTCTCGGTCACTAAAAAAGCGCACGAGGCTATTATGCCCCTGTTTGCTGCTCAATGGGAACAGGAACATCAACAAAAAGTGCGCTTCCGAACGAGTTATGGTCCCTCGGGCAGTCAGTCACGGGCGGTGATTGATGGCCTAGAAGCCGATATCGTCCACTTGTCCCTTGGTTTAGATGTCGATCGCATTGCCAAAGCAGGGTTAATTCGCCCCGATTGGGCTAGCCAAGCCCCCCACAACAGCATTGTCACCACTTCTGTCGGTGCCCTGATTACCCGTGACGGCAACCCGAAAAATCTGCAAACCTGGCAGGATCTCACCCGTGAGGGGGTGACATTTGTGACTGCCGATCCCAAAACCTCTGGCGCGGCTCGCTGGAACTTCCTTGCGCTGTGGGGATCGGTCACGGAAACAGGGGGAACGTTTGATCAGGCGCGGCAGTTTGTGACTGAAGCCTTTCGCCATGTGGCCGCTCTCCCCCGCGATAGTCGTGAAGCCACTGATGCCTTTTTGAAACAGGGACAGGGGGATGCCCTGATCAACTATGAAAATGAAGTGATCTTGGCTCGCCAAAAGGGCAAGACCCTTTCCTATATCCTTCCTCCTGTGAATATCCTGATTGAAAACCCGATCGCCCTTGTGGATCAATACGTGGATAAACATGGCACACGGGAGGTAGCACAGGCCTATATTGACTTTCTCTATACTCCCCAAGCTCAGGAGATCTTTGCCCAATATGG includes:
- a CDS encoding sulfate ABC transporter substrate-binding protein, whose translation is MSLFLLAVGLSGLTAACQFQATLPDGRPAQVNLTLSSFSVTKKAHEAIMPLFAAQWEQEHQQKVRFRTSYGPSGSQSRAVIDGLEADIVHLSLGLDVDRIAKAGLIRPDWASQAPHNSIVTTSVGALITRDGNPKNLQTWQDLTREGVTFVTADPKTSGAARWNFLALWGSVTETGGTFDQARQFVTEAFRHVAALPRDSREATDAFLKQGQGDALINYENEVILARQKGKTLSYILPPVNILIENPIALVDQYVDKHGTREVAQAYIDFLYTPQAQEIFAQYGFRPVDATVLAAHQQTFPPVPTLFTVADLGGWEKVQAQFFANGALFDQIQQENQA